The proteins below come from a single Acidobacteriota bacterium genomic window:
- a CDS encoding type II/IV secretion system protein, with protein MSEQQQTQATGAAPTIAVAEFLDKDPPEVKEARLLAMRYRLPYIDLLPPEGESPVDVDELAKLPVELMLRNQFVPLRRDGNNMHVAMADPTNLERLDELENVLNVRIVPHVATAGAIDVVLRKGDSTQRVLQEAASGFKMSLLKETENGDEVLDLDRLASDTEMSPIIKLVDTILYNAMESRSSDIHIEAGDRDVRVKFRIDGALYQKVDPIDISFHQTLISRIKVMSELDIAERRIPQDGRFRVRYKGRTVDFRVSILPSAYGENCVIRILDKEQISEEFKNLSLDVVGFDPDDIARFRLYIKEPYGMVLVTGPTGSGKTTTLYGALNEIRAEEDKIITIEDPVEYQLQGIMQIPVNEKKGLTFARGLRSILRHDPDKVMVGEIRDEETAQIAIQSALTGHLVFTTVHANNVIDVIGRFINMGVEPYNFVSALNCVLAQRLVRMLCPVCKKAYDPTDEELSESGMHRNKLPAGQVFYRAVGCDACNHTGYRGRTAIHELLDMSDPIREMIIERRPGSEIRRQAEKEGLKSLRESAVKKVYLGLTTLHEINRVTFVEEIGKV; from the coding sequence ATGAGCGAACAACAACAAACACAAGCAACCGGTGCGGCACCGACCATCGCGGTCGCAGAATTCCTGGACAAGGACCCGCCTGAGGTAAAGGAAGCAAGGCTTCTCGCCATGCGTTATCGGTTGCCGTATATCGACCTTTTGCCGCCGGAAGGCGAATCGCCCGTTGACGTTGACGAGCTCGCAAAATTGCCGGTCGAACTGATGCTCCGCAATCAATTTGTCCCCCTTCGACGTGACGGAAATAATATGCACGTCGCGATGGCGGATCCGACGAATTTAGAGCGGCTCGATGAGCTCGAAAATGTTCTAAACGTTCGAATCGTTCCGCATGTTGCGACTGCTGGGGCGATCGATGTTGTGCTCAGAAAGGGCGATTCGACCCAGCGTGTGCTTCAGGAAGCGGCGTCGGGCTTTAAGATGTCGCTGCTCAAGGAAACCGAGAATGGCGACGAGGTTCTGGATCTTGACCGTCTCGCGTCGGACACGGAAATGTCGCCGATCATCAAGCTCGTCGATACTATTCTTTACAACGCAATGGAATCGCGATCGTCCGATATTCACATCGAGGCCGGCGACCGAGATGTACGCGTTAAATTCAGGATCGACGGAGCCTTGTATCAGAAGGTCGATCCGATCGATATCTCATTTCACCAAACGCTGATCTCGCGTATCAAGGTCATGTCAGAGCTGGATATTGCTGAGCGCAGAATTCCGCAGGACGGACGTTTTCGCGTCAGGTATAAAGGCAGAACGGTAGATTTTCGTGTATCGATCCTACCCTCAGCGTACGGCGAGAATTGCGTTATTCGTATCCTTGATAAGGAGCAGATCTCGGAGGAATTTAAGAATCTGAGCCTTGATGTGGTCGGATTTGACCCTGACGACATCGCTCGTTTCCGCCTTTATATTAAAGAACCGTACGGCATGGTCCTGGTAACCGGACCGACCGGTTCCGGTAAGACGACTACGCTTTACGGAGCTTTGAACGAGATCCGAGCCGAGGAAGATAAGATCATTACGATCGAAGACCCGGTTGAGTATCAGTTGCAGGGAATCATGCAGATCCCGGTCAATGAGAAGAAAGGACTGACGTTCGCCCGCGGCCTCCGTTCAATTCTCCGACACGACCCCGACAAGGTCATGGTCGGTGAGATCCGCGACGAAGAGACTGCACAGATCGCCATTCAGTCCGCGTTGACGGGCCACCTTGTGTTCACCACGGTTCACGCGAATAACGTTATCGACGTTATCGGCCGTTTTATCAACATGGGCGTCGAGCCGTATAACTTCGTCTCGGCTCTGAACTGTGTGCTCGCACAACGATTGGTTAGAATGCTTTGTCCGGTCTGCAAAAAAGCCTACGATCCTACCGACGAGGAACTCTCAGAGTCGGGCATGCATCGTAATAAATTGCCTGCCGGCCAGGTTTTTTACCGAGCGGTCGGCTGCGACGCATGTAACCACACAGGCTATCGCGGACGAACTGCGATCCACGAACTCCTTGACATGTCTGACCCGATCCGAGAAATGATCATCGAGCGCCGTCCCGGTTCTGAGATCCGACGCCAGGCTGAAAAAGAAGGACTCAAATCGCTCCGGGAATCGGCCGTAAAGAAAGTATATCTCGGCCTTACGACTCTGCATGAGATCAATCGCGTGACGTTTGTTGAGGAGATCGGTAAGGTGTAG
- a CDS encoding type II secretion system F family protein has translation MTEFICRLGTPSGEIVTRIVEAAGAAEAKTRLENEGFRVFAVSTSGEGLSSLLTGGNKKAKVKQADFLLFNQQFSALLRAGIPVLQAIGLLKTRSASANLRIVLEDVEEKIKSGVPLSEAFEAQGLFPKIYTASILAGEKSGALDDVLSRFVTYLKRSVTVSRKLRGALAYPAFLLLAAAIMVGFLTLYIVPRMSDLFKSLAANKTLPSVTLAVLWFSNTIINNAFWLLPVLIIGGLGIFAWLRTTSGRLILHKLLLKIPVGGQLIKNMATAQLTRSLSTLLSGGITVPESWDIASQSINNMELRRRSQGVSAMIREGRGFTEALEKTGWVPDLALDMIGIGERSGSLREMLDEVAAFYDAESEVRLEQFTTLLEPIILMFMAAIVITILLAIYLPIIQMISSGPAGSKR, from the coding sequence ATGACTGAGTTTATTTGTCGGTTGGGAACGCCCTCGGGCGAGATAGTTACTAGGATAGTCGAAGCCGCGGGTGCGGCTGAGGCAAAAACCCGGCTTGAAAACGAAGGATTTCGTGTTTTCGCCGTGTCGACATCGGGCGAAGGGCTGTCGTCGCTGCTGACCGGCGGAAACAAGAAGGCGAAGGTGAAGCAAGCTGACTTTCTGCTGTTCAATCAGCAGTTTTCTGCGCTTTTACGTGCTGGTATTCCCGTTCTGCAGGCAATTGGCCTTCTAAAAACCCGTTCCGCCTCGGCAAATTTGCGCATCGTCCTTGAGGATGTTGAGGAGAAGATCAAGAGCGGCGTCCCGCTTTCCGAGGCCTTCGAAGCTCAGGGTCTTTTCCCTAAAATATACACAGCGTCGATACTCGCTGGCGAAAAGAGTGGTGCTCTGGATGATGTTCTTTCCCGGTTCGTGACGTACTTAAAACGAAGTGTTACCGTGTCGCGCAAGTTGCGAGGTGCTCTCGCGTATCCGGCCTTTTTGCTGCTTGCGGCCGCGATCATGGTCGGATTTCTGACGCTGTATATTGTTCCGCGAATGTCAGATCTCTTTAAGAGTTTGGCTGCAAATAAAACGCTTCCGTCCGTCACGCTGGCGGTTCTTTGGTTTTCGAATACGATCATCAATAATGCTTTTTGGCTGCTGCCGGTTTTGATAATCGGTGGATTGGGAATATTCGCGTGGCTGCGAACGACAAGCGGCAGGCTGATCCTGCACAAACTTCTGCTGAAGATCCCGGTTGGCGGGCAGCTGATCAAGAATATGGCAACCGCCCAGCTGACAAGATCGCTTTCGACGCTATTGTCCGGTGGTATAACTGTCCCCGAATCCTGGGACATCGCCTCTCAGTCGATAAATAATATGGAGCTTCGCCGTCGCAGTCAGGGCGTTTCGGCGATGATACGCGAAGGCCGAGGCTTTACCGAAGCCCTGGAAAAAACCGGATGGGTGCCAGATCTGGCTCTGGATATGATCGGTATTGGTGAACGATCTGGAAGTCTGCGGGAAATGCTTGACGAGGTTGCCGCGTTTTATGATGCAGAGTCGGAAGTGCGTCTGGAGCAGTTTACAACCCTTCTGGAGCCGATAATTTTGATGTTCATGGCGGCCATCGTTATTACAATTTTGCTCGCAATTTATCTTCCGATCATTCAGATGATCTCGTCGGGGCCTGCGGGAAGCAAGCGATAA
- a CDS encoding VWA domain-containing protein, producing MIVCFGLMSAPFLFAQDPTPVPTTVPTPATEPDDGGPIRVKTDLVTLTLTVTDPYGRYVSGLTKSAFEITDNNQLQDITYFSDTDAPISVGILFDVSGSMSSEKIRKAKKALERFISTSHPSDEYFLIAFNNRAQLLMDRTRDGEGLLRQLTLVQPKNNTALYDAVYLGVERVTRGTHNKRAILIISDGQDNASRYNFGEVRRLMKESDVVTYSVGIMDRADAASSYGMQGQAFLDEISSVTGGKSFYPATDIEMDEIFERIALELRNQYSIGYTPKDFQPDGKWRKVKTKIKPPRGLPRLTVRAREGYYATPTSNVKP from the coding sequence TTGATTGTTTGTTTTGGGTTGATGTCGGCACCGTTTTTATTTGCTCAGGATCCGACGCCAGTCCCGACAACTGTTCCCACTCCGGCAACAGAACCCGACGACGGGGGACCGATCCGAGTTAAGACAGACCTTGTAACACTCACACTGACCGTAACTGATCCTTATGGCCGTTACGTTTCAGGCCTCACAAAATCTGCGTTTGAGATAACCGACAATAATCAGCTACAGGATATTACGTACTTCAGCGATACCGACGCCCCTATCTCAGTTGGAATTCTGTTTGACGTTTCCGGCTCGATGAGTAGCGAGAAAATTAGAAAAGCCAAGAAGGCACTTGAAAGGTTTATTTCAACAAGCCATCCATCTGACGAGTATTTCCTGATCGCCTTTAACAACCGGGCACAGCTACTGATGGATCGCACACGCGACGGCGAGGGTTTGCTCCGTCAACTTACGCTTGTTCAACCCAAAAACAATACAGCCCTTTACGATGCGGTCTACCTCGGAGTTGAGCGTGTGACACGCGGGACCCATAACAAACGAGCGATCCTGATCATCAGTGACGGCCAGGATAATGCCTCAAGGTATAATTTCGGCGAGGTTCGGCGGTTAATGAAGGAATCAGACGTTGTTACATATTCGGTCGGAATCATGGACCGTGCTGACGCCGCAAGTTCGTACGGAATGCAGGGACAGGCCTTTCTGGACGAGATCAGTTCAGTGACGGGAGGCAAATCATTCTACCCGGCGACCGATATTGAGATGGACGAGATCTTCGAGAGGATAGCCCTGGAACTCCGAAATCAATATTCTATAGGATACACGCCAAAAGATTTCCAGCCCGACGGAAAATGGCGTAAAGTCAAAACTAAGATAAAACCTCCCAGAGGTTTACCGCGTCTAACCGTTCGTGCTCGTGAGGGATATTACGCCACTCCGACATCGAATGTTAAGCCCTAG
- a CDS encoding VWA domain-containing protein has translation MKRTALIAVSAVLVTGFFLARYDCGSVAAQTKTPSPTPTPVSAPRLGTPTPSPKPTETPEEIIRVETELVNLNVRVIDRNGRPINNVQQKDIRIYEDGVLQQIEFFDKAEVPTNYGIVVDNSGSMRQQLDKVVEAGKILVNTNRPADESMIIRFVGRDKIEIEQPFTSNKVDLIDALDNLYIEGGQTAIIDAVYLAVENIDEYEKEKNAIEKKRRALILVSDGEDRNSYYNEKQLFELLKESEVQIFVIGFVDDLSKEGGFISKSPQAKAKAFLERIATETGGKAYFPSSPSVLPELANAISNELRTQYSIGYIPSNDRKDNSFRNIKVQVDDGPNAQKRIAVHKAGRVAEGSSPQAKPTSTPVKPK, from the coding sequence ATGAAAAGAACCGCACTGATCGCCGTTTCCGCCGTACTAGTTACGGGTTTCTTTCTTGCTCGATACGATTGCGGCAGTGTCGCAGCCCAAACTAAAACGCCTTCGCCTACGCCAACGCCAGTTTCGGCTCCAAGACTTGGCACTCCAACACCTAGCCCGAAACCGACTGAGACGCCTGAAGAGATCATTAGGGTTGAAACGGAACTGGTAAACCTTAACGTCCGTGTCATCGATCGTAACGGGCGTCCGATCAACAACGTCCAGCAAAAAGACATAAGAATATACGAAGATGGCGTTTTACAGCAGATCGAATTCTTCGACAAGGCTGAAGTGCCAACGAATTACGGCATCGTGGTCGATAATTCAGGATCGATGCGGCAGCAGCTCGATAAGGTGGTAGAAGCCGGGAAGATCCTGGTGAATACAAATCGACCCGCGGACGAATCAATGATCATTCGCTTTGTAGGGCGCGACAAGATCGAGATCGAACAGCCATTTACATCAAACAAGGTCGATCTGATCGACGCTTTGGACAATCTCTATATCGAAGGGGGACAAACGGCGATCATTGACGCGGTTTACCTTGCCGTTGAAAATATTGACGAATACGAAAAGGAAAAGAACGCCATCGAGAAGAAACGGCGGGCCTTGATCCTCGTTTCCGATGGAGAAGACCGCAACAGCTACTACAACGAAAAGCAGCTTTTTGAGCTCTTGAAGGAGTCGGAGGTTCAGATCTTTGTGATCGGATTTGTCGATGATCTCAGCAAGGAAGGCGGCTTTATCAGTAAGAGCCCGCAGGCCAAGGCAAAGGCTTTTCTGGAGCGGATCGCCACCGAAACAGGCGGAAAAGCCTACTTCCCGTCTAGCCCGTCAGTCTTACCCGAGTTAGCAAACGCGATCTCCAATGAGCTTCGCACTCAGTATTCTATCGGCTACATTCCATCGAATGACCGCAAGGATAACAGCTTCCGCAACATCAAGGTTCAGGTCGATGATGGGCCGAATGCCCAGAAACGCATCGCCGTTCATAAAGCCGGCCGCGTCGCTGAAGGAAGCTCACCGCAGGCGAAACCGACCTCGACTCCAGTCAAACCTAAATAA
- a CDS encoding BMC domain-containing protein produces the protein MQALGMVECFGLVAMIEAADAMVKAANVSLVGYERIDAGLVTAIVRGEVGAVKAAVDAGAAAARRIGTVTATHVIPRPHDEIDEGIPVLRTGETTRKKISGSVPE, from the coding sequence ATGCAAGCTCTAGGAATGGTCGAATGTTTTGGCTTGGTCGCAATGATCGAAGCCGCGGATGCAATGGTCAAAGCGGCCAATGTAAGCCTCGTTGGCTACGAAAGAATTGACGCCGGACTGGTCACTGCGATCGTCCGCGGCGAAGTCGGCGCCGTTAAGGCCGCCGTCGACGCCGGAGCCGCCGCCGCCCGCCGCATCGGAACCGTCACCGCGACCCACGTCATTCCCCGGCCGCATGACGAGATCGACGAAGGAATTCCAGTGTTGAGAACAGGAGAAACAACGCGGAAAAAGATCTCCGGCTCAGTTCCCGAGTAG
- a CDS encoding zinc ribbon domain-containing protein, protein MPKTGTAKAVCEKCQADVREGTAFCYNCGSPLVQLEGGAEPIAIPGIEEAAVDEKTKAALDDLAEKLRLDEDEDKKLAKAAAERKRARVSQRRSTQYTWEPSEDSSGGLLLIVALLVAVIAGIVVFIALFWR, encoded by the coding sequence ATGCCGAAAACTGGAACAGCCAAAGCAGTTTGTGAGAAGTGCCAAGCGGACGTCCGCGAGGGCACCGCTTTCTGCTATAACTGCGGCTCGCCCTTGGTTCAACTCGAAGGCGGAGCTGAACCGATCGCGATCCCCGGGATCGAGGAAGCCGCGGTAGATGAAAAAACAAAAGCGGCTCTCGACGACCTTGCAGAAAAACTTAGGCTCGACGAAGATGAAGACAAAAAACTCGCAAAGGCCGCTGCGGAACGCAAACGGGCCCGCGTAAGCCAGCGCAGATCTACGCAGTACACTTGGGAGCCGAGCGAGGATTCGTCGGGCGGATTGCTGTTGATAGTCGCTCTCCTGGTCGCCGTGATAGCCGGAATAGTTGTCTTTATTGCGCTGTTCTGGAGGTAG
- a CDS encoding aldehyde dehydrogenase family protein, with translation MTDKDLIAQQEARDAVEAASFAFSSVSKLDQASIDAICDAMSQAALANAERLGKLANEETGFGKAEDKREKNRFAAQDVWNYFRDLRTVGVVRETKSIVEIASPRGVVAAIIPSTNPTSTAIYKIIISIKSRNTIVLSPHPSAVGCITETARIMRDAAIKLGLPGDAIICLSNSTIEGTETLMKHKKTAVILATGGTGLVRAAYSSGKPAFGVGPGNVPVFIERSANVEKAVSDILLSTCFDNGTICASEQSVLVDAPLETAVREQFKRQGGHFLNSSEADAVGKILLTPQRTLNAAIVGKSAAFIANLAGISIPEGTRCLIADCGGVGRDFPWSVEKLSPTLAFFVVDGVEQGAAKCNEILQFGGMGHTAGIHTQDREAAINYGQKMPAGRTIVNSPTTHGAIGFSTDLSPSMTLGCGSWGGNVTSDNISPIHLMDIKRVAFETKPVGKQSAVISQPIGEPRRPMPKREAIAALVDSFLSQKIASMPAAENENEPAKVEPAAIKTVVHEITPENAVQKPVPIATVDFVSEDDVRQALNKGEKIYISKKTILTPSARDLGEEKEVFARI, from the coding sequence ATGACCGACAAAGACCTGATAGCTCAGCAGGAAGCACGCGACGCGGTAGAGGCCGCGTCGTTTGCATTCTCGTCTGTCAGTAAACTTGATCAGGCGTCGATCGACGCGATCTGCGATGCAATGTCGCAGGCAGCTCTTGCCAATGCGGAAAGGCTCGGGAAGCTGGCGAATGAGGAAACCGGCTTCGGCAAAGCGGAGGATAAGCGGGAAAAGAATCGCTTTGCGGCACAGGACGTCTGGAACTATTTCCGCGACCTGAGAACCGTCGGTGTCGTGCGCGAGACAAAAAGCATCGTCGAGATCGCCAGCCCGCGGGGCGTCGTCGCGGCGATCATTCCGTCCACAAATCCAACCTCCACAGCTATTTACAAGATTATCATCTCGATCAAATCGAGAAATACGATCGTCCTTTCGCCGCATCCGTCGGCAGTCGGATGTATCACTGAAACTGCGCGGATCATGCGCGACGCCGCGATAAAGCTCGGATTGCCGGGCGATGCGATCATCTGCCTTTCTAACTCCACCATCGAGGGAACCGAGACCTTGATGAAGCACAAAAAAACGGCCGTGATCCTTGCCACCGGCGGAACTGGGCTCGTGCGTGCAGCCTATTCGTCCGGCAAACCGGCATTTGGCGTGGGGCCGGGCAATGTACCGGTTTTCATTGAGCGTTCGGCCAATGTTGAAAAAGCGGTCAGCGATATTCTGCTGAGTACATGTTTCGATAACGGTACGATCTGCGCTTCGGAGCAGTCGGTTTTGGTCGATGCACCGCTCGAGACAGCAGTTCGCGAGCAGTTCAAGCGACAGGGCGGACATTTTTTGAATTCGTCCGAGGCTGATGCGGTTGGCAAGATACTACTCACGCCACAGCGGACCTTGAACGCGGCGATCGTCGGTAAAAGTGCTGCATTTATCGCAAACCTCGCGGGTATCTCGATCCCTGAAGGCACGCGATGCCTGATCGCTGATTGCGGCGGGGTCGGACGTGATTTTCCATGGTCGGTCGAGAAATTGTCGCCGACGCTGGCCTTCTTCGTGGTCGACGGTGTCGAGCAGGGAGCCGCTAAGTGTAACGAGATACTCCAGTTTGGCGGAATGGGCCATACGGCCGGGATCCATACTCAGGACCGCGAAGCCGCGATCAATTACGGCCAGAAGATGCCGGCAGGCCGCACGATCGTTAATTCGCCGACGACCCATGGAGCGATCGGTTTTTCGACCGATCTGTCGCCGTCGATGACGCTCGGCTGCGGTTCGTGGGGCGGCAATGTGACCTCGGATAATATCTCGCCGATCCACCTCATGGATATTAAGCGAGTGGCTTTTGAAACAAAACCGGTCGGTAAGCAGTCAGCGGTCATCAGCCAGCCGATCGGAGAGCCAAGACGGCCGATGCCGAAGCGGGAAGCCATTGCAGCACTGGTTGATAGCTTTTTGAGTCAGAAGATCGCGTCGATGCCTGCCGCAGAGAACGAAAATGAGCCGGCAAAGGTTGAACCTGCTGCGATCAAGACTGTCGTTCATGAAATAACGCCTGAAAATGCCGTGCAGAAGCCGGTCCCGATCGCGACGGTTGATTTTGTAAGCGAAGACGACGTCCGTCAGGCTTTGAATAAGGGCGAGAAGATCTACATTTCCAAGAAAACGATCCTGACGCCGTCGGCACGTGACCTCGGCGAGGAGAAAGAGGTCTTTGCCCGGATCTGA
- a CDS encoding BMC domain-containing protein, whose protein sequence is MSLEALGMVETKGFIGAVEAADAMVKAANVTLIGKEYIGAGYVTIFVRGDVGAVKAATDSGAAAARRVGELISVHVIPRPHSEVERVLPKGGAVGLSPDEKALQGGGRQLGAGEANVAETGSQGSRTKSK, encoded by the coding sequence ATGAGCTTAGAGGCTTTAGGCATGGTCGAAACAAAGGGCTTTATCGGTGCGGTCGAGGCCGCCGATGCGATGGTAAAGGCCGCAAACGTTACACTTATCGGAAAAGAATACATCGGGGCGGGCTACGTTACGATCTTTGTCCGCGGTGATGTCGGAGCCGTTAAAGCGGCGACCGATTCCGGGGCTGCAGCTGCCCGCCGGGTTGGTGAGTTGATCAGCGTTCACGTTATTCCGCGTCCTCACAGTGAAGTGGAACGCGTGCTGCCTAAAGGGGGAGCGGTCGGCCTCAGTCCTGATGAGAAGGCTCTCCAGGGCGGCGGAAGACAGCTCGGAGCAGGTGAAGCCAATGTGGCGGAGACCGGATCGCAGGGAAGCAGGACGAAAAGTAAGTAG
- a CDS encoding helix-turn-helix domain-containing protein — MSLSLGEKLREAREERGFTIADVAEQTRISSLYLESIENDDYRILPGGIFNKGFVKSYAKFVGINEAEALQDYSALLAQTSSAEDEGDLKVYRPEVLTDDRSTSSMVPTVILAAVILGIMTAGILFLVSYLRQPADVPAANTTAQSNNSNSAEPTPETTPASTGVPEMATVKVEFKALSEPVALTSTNDGKVASSVVTPGTSTTFEPKEALKLSYSKSLANVVQLSINGKAITLPAQPLVPKRNAIEFEINKSNLAQIWSSGAISTEVPPAAPVAVDTTTVPANTAANTANTALPVLAPTPVTAPASTPARPTQTPKPTAAANTAATTAPKPTPDKKPAATPAAQPKPPAANKP, encoded by the coding sequence ATGTCCTTATCCTTAGGGGAAAAACTTCGGGAAGCCCGTGAAGAGCGGGGGTTTACCATTGCTGATGTTGCTGAACAGACGCGGATCTCGTCTCTCTACCTCGAATCGATCGAGAATGATGACTACCGCATCCTTCCCGGCGGTATCTTCAACAAGGGCTTTGTAAAATCTTACGCCAAATTCGTCGGCATCAATGAGGCCGAGGCTCTCCAGGATTATTCAGCTCTGCTCGCGCAAACCTCGAGTGCGGAGGATGAAGGCGACCTCAAGGTTTACAGGCCCGAAGTTTTGACCGATGACCGCTCCACATCCTCGATGGTGCCGACGGTGATACTTGCCGCGGTGATCCTGGGGATAATGACAGCCGGGATCCTTTTTCTGGTAAGCTACCTCCGTCAGCCGGCTGATGTCCCGGCCGCGAACACGACGGCACAATCCAATAACAGCAATTCTGCCGAACCGACACCGGAAACGACGCCCGCTTCGACAGGAGTTCCAGAGATGGCCACGGTAAAGGTCGAATTTAAGGCACTAAGCGAACCGGTTGCCCTTACTTCGACGAATGATGGAAAGGTTGCAAGCAGTGTGGTCACGCCCGGAACTTCCACCACATTCGAACCAAAAGAAGCACTCAAGCTAAGTTATTCAAAGTCTCTCGCGAACGTCGTACAGCTTTCGATAAACGGGAAGGCGATAACACTTCCCGCCCAGCCGCTGGTGCCAAAGCGAAATGCGATCGAATTTGAGATCAACAAGTCGAATCTTGCTCAGATCTGGTCGAGCGGTGCGATATCGACAGAAGTTCCACCGGCTGCACCAGTTGCAGTTGATACGACGACCGTTCCGGCGAATACTGCGGCGAATACGGCAAACACGGCGTTGCCGGTTTTAGCCCCAACACCAGTGACGGCTCCGGCATCGACGCCTGCACGGCCAACCCAGACACCGAAACCAACGGCTGCGGCAAATACCGCAGCAACCACGGCACCAAAACCCACACCGGACAAGAAGCCGGCTGCAACGCCAGCCGCTCAGCCGAAACCGCCGGCCGCGAACAAGCCCTAG
- the guaB gene encoding IMP dehydrogenase, with protein sequence MNITEIQEGLTFDDVLLVPAYSEVLPAEVDTRTKFSRNISLNIPLCSSAMDTVTEASLAIALAQQGGIGVIHKNFSIEQQAEEVDKVKRSESGMIVDPVTIGHRKLVSDALVIMERFKISGVPVVDDQGLLVGIITNRDLRFETRFDIPVSEIMTPQPLVTVPVGTTLDEAKVKLQKHRIEKLLVVDENGHLKGLITVKDIQKAINFPLAAKDELGRLRCAAAIGATGDFLERAAALVNARVDAIVVDTAHGHSSRVINAVKKVKTNFPSIELIAGNVATAEATRMLIDAGVDAVKIGIGPGSICTTRVVTGAGVPQITAISECVNAAKGTGVPIIADGGVKFSGDVAKAIASGADSVMIGSLFAGTEEAPGEVILFQGRNFKTYRGMGSIGAMKKGSSDRYAQEGTVSDAKYVPEGIEGRVAYKGTVAEMVTQLVGGLRSGMGYTGCKDIAELQTNATFVRITSAGLRESHVHDVIITKEAPNYRIES encoded by the coding sequence ATGAACATCACAGAGATACAAGAGGGCCTGACATTTGACGACGTATTGCTCGTCCCGGCCTACTCCGAAGTTTTACCCGCTGAGGTCGATACGCGAACCAAATTCTCGCGAAACATCAGCCTGAACATACCGCTTTGCTCGTCAGCGATGGACACCGTGACCGAAGCTTCGCTTGCGATCGCCCTCGCTCAGCAGGGCGGGATCGGCGTCATTCACAAGAACTTCTCGATCGAGCAGCAAGCCGAAGAGGTCGATAAGGTCAAACGCAGCGAATCGGGAATGATCGTCGACCCCGTCACGATCGGACATAGAAAGCTCGTCTCCGACGCACTCGTAATAATGGAACGCTTCAAGATCAGCGGCGTTCCTGTAGTCGATGATCAGGGCCTGCTTGTCGGCATCATCACGAACCGCGACCTGCGATTCGAAACGCGATTCGACATTCCCGTGTCCGAAATAATGACGCCCCAGCCGCTCGTTACAGTTCCGGTCGGCACGACGCTCGACGAGGCGAAGGTAAAGCTTCAGAAGCACAGGATCGAAAAGCTTCTGGTCGTGGATGAGAACGGACATTTGAAAGGCCTGATCACGGTCAAGGATATTCAAAAGGCGATCAACTTCCCTCTCGCCGCCAAGGACGAACTCGGCCGTTTGCGCTGTGCGGCGGCGATCGGTGCGACCGGCGATTTTCTCGAACGTGCGGCGGCGTTGGTGAACGCCCGCGTCGATGCGATCGTTGTAGATACGGCTCACGGGCACAGTTCGCGAGTGATCAATGCGGTAAAGAAAGTTAAGACAAACTTCCCCTCGATCGAGCTCATCGCCGGCAATGTCGCGACGGCCGAAGCCACAAGAATGCTGATAGACGCCGGAGTTGACGCGGTAAAGATCGGCATCGGGCCGGGCTCCATCTGTACTACTCGAGTAGTCACAGGAGCCGGTGTGCCGCAGATCACCGCGATCAGCGAATGCGTCAACGCCGCCAAAGGCACCGGCGTTCCGATCATCGCTGACGGAGGCGTTAAGTTCTCAGGCGACGTTGCGAAAGCGATCGCTTCCGGTGCAGATTCCGTCATGATCGGCTCGCTTTTTGCGGGAACCGAGGAAGCTCCCGGCGAGGTTATCCTGTTCCAGGGCCGTAATTTTAAGACTTATCGAGGTATGGGATCGATCGGGGCGATGAAAAAAGGCTCGAGCGACCGCTACGCTCAGGAAGGTACCGTTTCAGACGCAAAATATGTTCCCGAAGGCATCGAAGGCCGCGTGGCATACAAAGGAACTGTCGCCGAAATGGTCACCCAACTTGTCGGCGGCCTGCGGTCGGGCATGGGCTACACCGGCTGCAAAGACATTGCCGAACTCCAGACCAACGCAACGTTCGTTCGTATAACGTCGGCAGGCCTGAGAGAATCGCACGTCCACGACGTAATCATTACGAAGGAAGCTCCAAATTACAGGATCGAATCCTAG